A genomic region of Dermacentor andersoni chromosome 9, qqDerAnde1_hic_scaffold, whole genome shotgun sequence contains the following coding sequences:
- the LOC126528242 gene encoding piggyBac transposable element-derived protein 4-like, with protein sequence MASSSDATAPRGKRSARKYSSPEPDFSDEDSSFESEDDSTSSSSSDGDDVSSQPGTSAAAHRVRTSLGQDVLPPAVKKLQFTPTRPPGAHLGPALRSSARRFTTARDFFLLFFTAEVINTICKNTNKYAWLHILELPSYAERDGSWKEVTPDELVKFIGLLIYMGIVNVPRIHLYWNTSRLFSGLLPRNVMPRRRFSALLRFLSVTDPEATTAATHGRLHRVLWLLQHVNTRSAELFQPARNLSVDERMVKSKGRSGIRQYMRDKIVKWGYKLWVLADSQTGYSVQFYVYAGKRETASASGLAFDVVTQLCDKYLNQGYVIYMDNFYTSASLFAHLLNRKTLACGTTRKDRRCFPSELKDVSWEKKANRGDVRWLRRNNILYLQWKDKKVVHMMSTAHTANRHVTATRKERRGGVWTIIPIEKPVLIDDYNSGMLGVDKSDQLIASYNVLKKCVRWWKTLFFHCIDMAVVNSFILFQEHRQQHLSTPELHRSAHFDQLSFRMELTQQLLELEDEEVARVHPVPKEVPHHPQKMPKRRNCRMCYQDRKIEQKTNVFCENCEVHLCLTKTRNCFTAWHER encoded by the exons ATGGCGTCGTCGTCCGACGCGACTGCGCCGCGCGGAAAGCGTTCTGCTCGAAAGTATTCTTCACCCGAACCTGATTTTAGTGACGAGGATTCGAGCTTCGAGTCCGAAGATGACAGTACTTCTTCTTCAAGCTCTGACGGTGACGATGTTTCAAGTCAGCCCGGGACATCCGCAGCTGCTCACCG GGTCCGTACGTCGCTAGGCCAGGATGTGCTGCCACCGGCTGTGAAGAAACTTCAGTTCACGCCAACAAGGCCGCCCGgagcacatctcggcccagcacttCGGAGCAGCGCAAGACGTTTTACAACGGCGCGCGATTTTTTCCTCCTGTTCTTCACCGCAGAAGTGATAAATACTATTTGCAAGAACACGAATAAATATGCTTGGCTGCATATTTTGGAGCTTCCAAGCTATGCTGAAAGAGATGGGTCGTGGAAGGAAGTGACTCCCGACGAACTAGTGAAGTTCATCGGACTGCTCATTTATATGGGCATTGTGAACGTGCCACGCATCCACCTTTACTGGAATACCAGTAGGCTTTTTTCAGGGCTTCTTCCTCGGAACGTTATGCCAAGGAGACGGTTTTCTGCGCTTCTGCGCTTCCTAAGTGTCACTGATCCGGAGGCGACTACTGCAGCTACGCACGGCAGGCTGCACCGCGTATTGTGGCTTCTGCAACACGTGAATACTAGATCAGCAGAACTTTTTCAACCTGCGCGGAACCTCTCTGTGGATGAAAGGATGGTCAAATCGAAAGGAAGATCGGGTATTCGGCAATACATGCGGGACAAAATTGTAAAGTGGGGATATAAATTGTGGGTGCTTGCTGATTCGCAGACTGGCTATTCCGTTCAATTTTATGTGTACGCAGGCAAACGGGAAACAGCTAGTGCAAGTGGATTAGCATTTGATGTGGTGACGCAACTGTGCGATAAATACCTCAATCAAGGATACGTAATCTACATGGACAACTTTTACACATCTGCGTCGCTCTTTGCTCACCTGCTAAATCGCAAAACCCTCGCTTGTGGCACGACACGTAAAGATCGTCGGTGCTTCCCATCTGAACTGAAGGACGTGTCATGGGAGAAAAAGGCAAACAGAGGTGATGTTCGGTGGCTCCGACGGAACAACATCCTCTATTTGCAATGGAAGGACAAGAAGGTTGTTCACATGATGTCAACAGCGCACACTGCCAACAGGCATGTTACAGCCACAAGGAAAGAGAGAAGAGGCGGCGTGTGGACTATCATCCCAATCGAGAAGCCGGTACTGATTGACGACTATAATTCCGGGATGCTTGGTGTTGATAAGTCGGAtcagctgattgcatcctataaCGTTTTGAAGAAGTGCGTGAGGTGGTGGAAGACGCTCTTCTTTCATTGTATTGACATGGCTGTTGTGAATAGCTTCATTCTTTTTCAAGAGCACCGCCAGCAACACCTCTCAACACCGGAATTGCACAGGAGCGCCCACTTCGACCAACTTTCTTTTCGGATGGAGCTCACTCAACAGCTGCTCGAGCTTGAAGATGAAGAGGTTGCCAGAGTACATCCTGTCCCAAAAGAAGTGCCGCACCATCCGCAAAAGATGCCGAAAAGGCGAAACTGCAGGATGTGCTATCAGGACCGAAAAATCGAACAAAAGACGAACGTTTTCTGCGAAAACTGCGAAGTGCACCTGTGCCTCACGAAAACGCGcaactgcttcaccgcatggcacGAGCGCTGA